One genomic region from Polynucleobacter sp. MWH-P3-07-1 encodes:
- the atpG gene encoding F0F1 ATP synthase subunit gamma: MASTKEIRSKIKSVQNTRKITKAMEMVAASKMRRAQERMRNARPYAEKIREIVANLSKANPEFRPAYMATREIKKVGTILVTTDKGLCGGLNTNVLRFITNQVRDLQEKDIEIFYTAIGSKGLQFLNRSKAKLISQTTQIGDTPHLDVLIGAITAQLEAFERGEIDAVYLAYNRFVNAMKQEPVLEKLLPLEPAALAPEDKSGNSWDYIYEPDAESILNGLLKRYVEAMIYQAVAENMASEQSARMVSMKAASDNAKNVIGELQLEYNKTRQAAITKELSEIVGGAAAV; encoded by the coding sequence ATGGCAAGCACAAAAGAGATACGATCTAAGATCAAGAGCGTGCAGAACACGCGCAAGATCACGAAGGCAATGGAAATGGTCGCCGCATCCAAGATGCGTCGCGCCCAGGAGCGCATGCGTAATGCGCGCCCATATGCTGAAAAAATTCGTGAGATTGTTGCTAATCTTTCTAAAGCGAATCCCGAGTTTCGCCCTGCTTACATGGCTACTCGTGAGATTAAGAAAGTTGGCACCATTTTGGTTACGACGGATAAGGGCTTGTGCGGCGGTTTAAATACCAACGTACTGCGTTTTATTACTAATCAAGTGCGTGATTTGCAGGAAAAAGACATTGAGATTTTCTACACTGCAATCGGTTCAAAAGGCCTACAGTTTTTGAATCGCTCAAAAGCAAAATTGATTTCTCAAACCACTCAAATTGGTGATACACCGCATTTGGATGTTTTGATTGGCGCGATTACTGCTCAGTTAGAGGCATTTGAGCGTGGCGAGATTGATGCTGTTTATCTGGCATATAACCGCTTTGTTAATGCCATGAAACAAGAGCCTGTTTTAGAAAAGCTTTTACCTTTAGAGCCAGCAGCATTGGCGCCTGAAGATAAATCAGGAAACTCCTGGGACTACATTTACGAGCCTGACGCTGAGTCGATTTTGAATGGCTTGCTAAAGCGTTATGTTGAAGCAATGATTTATCAGGCTGTTGCCGAAAATATGGCTTCTGAGCAATCTGCCCGCATGGTTTCTATGAAAGCCGCGTCAGATAATGCAAAGAACGTGATTGGCGAATTGCAATTGGAATACAACAAGACACGACAAGCTGCTATTACTAAAGAGTTGTCAGAAATTGTTGGCGGAGCGGCTGCTGTTTAA
- the atpD gene encoding F0F1 ATP synthase subunit beta: MSNGNIVQCIGPVVDIQFPRDKMPNIYDALTLIDSGEKSFAEKGLTFEVQQQIGDGVVRAIAMGASDGLRRGMEVKSTGKPISVPVGPATLGRIMDVLGRPIDDAGPIATEERRAIHQPAPKFDELSPSVDLLETGIKVIDLVCPFAKGGKVGLFGGAGVGKTVNMMELINNIAKQHSGLSVFAGVGERTREGNDFYHEMKESNVVDKVAMVFGQMNEPPGNRLRVALTGLTMAEAFRDEGRDILFFVDNIYRYTLAGTEVSALLGRMPSAVGYQPTLAEEMGKLQERITSTKTGSVTSIQAVYVPADDLTDPSPATTFLHLDSTVVLSRDIAALGIYPAVDPLDSTSRQLDPQVVGQEHYEVARDVQMTLQRYKELRDIIAILGMDELSPEDKLAVSRARKIQRFLSQPFHVAEVFTGSPGKYVPLKETIRGFKMICSGELDHLPEQAFYMVGSIDEAIEKAKKL, encoded by the coding sequence ATGAGTAACGGAAATATCGTGCAATGTATCGGTCCAGTGGTGGATATTCAGTTCCCACGCGACAAAATGCCAAACATCTATGATGCGTTGACATTAATCGACAGTGGTGAAAAATCATTTGCTGAAAAAGGTTTGACCTTTGAAGTTCAGCAACAAATCGGTGACGGCGTAGTCCGCGCCATTGCTATGGGTGCAAGCGATGGCTTGCGTCGTGGCATGGAAGTGAAATCTACCGGCAAGCCAATTTCTGTTCCAGTTGGTCCAGCAACTTTGGGTCGCATCATGGACGTCTTGGGTCGCCCAATTGACGATGCAGGCCCAATTGCTACTGAAGAGCGCCGCGCTATTCACCAGCCAGCACCGAAGTTTGATGAATTGTCACCTTCTGTTGATTTGCTCGAAACTGGTATTAAGGTTATCGACTTGGTTTGCCCATTTGCCAAGGGCGGTAAGGTCGGTTTGTTCGGCGGTGCGGGTGTTGGTAAGACCGTGAACATGATGGAATTGATTAACAACATCGCTAAGCAACACTCAGGTTTGTCTGTGTTTGCCGGTGTTGGTGAGCGTACTCGTGAAGGTAATGACTTCTATCACGAGATGAAAGAATCAAACGTTGTTGATAAAGTAGCCATGGTGTTTGGTCAGATGAACGAGCCTCCTGGCAACCGTTTGCGCGTTGCGTTGACTGGTTTGACAATGGCTGAAGCATTCCGTGACGAAGGCCGTGACATTTTGTTCTTCGTTGACAACATCTATCGCTACACATTGGCTGGTACTGAAGTATCTGCGTTGCTAGGCCGTATGCCTTCTGCTGTGGGCTATCAACCTACATTGGCTGAAGAGATGGGTAAATTGCAAGAGCGTATTACCTCGACCAAGACTGGTTCTGTGACTTCTATCCAGGCTGTGTACGTTCCTGCAGATGACTTGACTGATCCGTCACCAGCTACCACCTTCTTGCATTTGGACTCCACCGTTGTGTTGTCTCGTGACATTGCTGCTTTGGGTATTTATCCAGCAGTTGACCCATTGGATTCCACTAGCCGTCAGCTTGATCCACAAGTGGTTGGCCAAGAGCACTATGAAGTAGCCCGCGATGTTCAAATGACATTGCAGCGTTACAAAGAATTGCGCGACATTATTGCGATTTTAGGTATGGATGAATTGTCACCTGAGGACAAGTTAGCCGTATCACGCGCTCGTAAGATTCAACGTTTCTTGTCCCAGCCTTTCCACGTTGCAGAGGTATTTACTGGTTCACCAGGCAAATACGTACCATTAAAAGAAACTATTCGTGGTTTCAAAATGATCTGTAGTGGCGAATTGGATCACTTGCCTGAGCAAGCGTTCTACATGGTGGGTTCAATTGATGAAGCCATCGAGAAAGCGAAGAAGCTTTAA
- a CDS encoding F0F1 ATP synthase subunit epsilon: MSTIRVDVVSAEQSIFSGEAKFVALPGESGELGILRGHTPLITRIRPGSVRIEKADGDEEFVFVAGGYLEVQPDHVTVLADTAIRGHDLDEAKAIEAKKRAEEAMQNRGTDFDLALAQSEFAMAAAQLAAIARFRRKK; the protein is encoded by the coding sequence ATGTCAACCATACGCGTCGATGTAGTAAGTGCTGAGCAATCTATTTTTAGTGGTGAAGCGAAGTTTGTAGCGCTTCCTGGTGAAAGTGGTGAGCTCGGTATTTTGCGCGGCCACACCCCATTGATTACACGCATTCGTCCCGGCTCAGTTCGTATTGAAAAAGCGGATGGTGATGAAGAGTTTGTATTCGTGGCAGGTGGCTATTTAGAGGTTCAACCCGATCATGTCACTGTATTGGCAGATACTGCTATCCGTGGTCATGATTTGGATGAAGCCAAAGCTATTGAAGCTAAGAAGCGGGCTGAAGAGGCAATGCAAAATCGTGGCACAGACTTCGATTTGGCTCTGGCCCAATCTGAATTTGCCATGGCTGCAGCACAGTTAGCCGCTATTGCGCGCTTCCGTCGCAAAAAGTAA
- the hemE gene encoding uroporphyrinogen decarboxylase, whose translation MAKSLLLNDRFLKACLGEAVDQTPLWLMRQAGRYLPEYNATRARAGSFLGLAKNPAYATEVTLQPLDRYPLDAAILFSDILTIPDAMGLGLQFAAGEGPSFQHPLRTEEDVKKLRAADMHQLQYVFDAVSEIRKALIQDGKQRVPLIGFSGSPWTLACYMIDGSGSDDFRHAKTMMFARPDLLEHILEINVQSVATYLTEQVKAGAQALMIFDTWGGLLPNGWYQRMSLAAMQKVIEQVPREYDGRKIPIIIFTKGGGIWLKDMALIGADVLALDWTMSLSRARKELLEINRPLALQGNLDPLVLFSGSKHIADQVNVLLEDLADAPVLRPNLHPLDGHIFNLGHGISQFTPPESVSALASAVIEKSRALRASR comes from the coding sequence CTGGCCAAATCCTTGTTGTTAAATGACCGGTTTTTAAAAGCCTGCCTGGGCGAGGCGGTGGACCAAACCCCGCTTTGGCTCATGCGCCAAGCCGGACGTTATCTTCCTGAATACAATGCTACCCGAGCCAGGGCTGGCAGTTTTCTTGGCCTTGCAAAAAATCCTGCTTATGCAACTGAGGTTACGCTTCAGCCGCTGGACCGATATCCATTGGATGCGGCAATTCTTTTTTCAGATATTTTAACGATTCCAGATGCGATGGGTTTGGGCCTTCAATTTGCGGCTGGTGAAGGCCCCAGTTTTCAACACCCATTGCGGACTGAAGAGGATGTCAAAAAATTACGCGCTGCGGATATGCATCAATTGCAATATGTCTTTGATGCAGTCTCAGAAATTCGTAAAGCCTTAATCCAGGATGGAAAACAACGTGTCCCACTCATTGGATTTTCCGGAAGCCCCTGGACTCTTGCTTGTTACATGATCGATGGATCTGGGTCGGATGATTTCCGTCACGCCAAGACAATGATGTTTGCCCGTCCCGACTTGCTTGAGCATATATTAGAAATCAATGTTCAATCTGTTGCGACCTACTTAACTGAGCAAGTTAAAGCAGGTGCTCAAGCTCTGATGATTTTTGACACTTGGGGCGGCTTATTACCCAATGGATGGTATCAACGCATGTCATTAGCAGCGATGCAAAAAGTGATTGAGCAAGTACCACGCGAATACGATGGACGAAAAATACCCATCATTATTTTTACAAAAGGCGGTGGAATCTGGTTAAAGGATATGGCGCTAATTGGCGCTGATGTTCTAGCCTTGGATTGGACGATGTCTCTATCAAGAGCTCGCAAGGAATTACTAGAAATCAACAGACCACTTGCTTTGCAGGGAAACTTAGATCCTCTGGTTTTATTTTCTGGCTCTAAACACATTGCCGATCAGGTCAATGTCCTTCTTGAGGATTTGGCCGATGCCCCTGTCTTGCGACCCAACTTACATCCACTGGATGGACATATCTTTAATTTAGGCCATGGGATTTCCCAGTTCACCCCTCCTGAAAGTGTGTCTGCTTTGGCCTCGGCAGTGATTGAGAAATCCCGAGCCCTTAGGGCAAGTAGATAG